The following are from one region of the Edwardsiella tarda ATCC 15947 = NBRC 105688 genome:
- the cobT gene encoding nicotinate-nucleotide--dimethylbenzimidazole phosphoribosyltransferase — protein sequence MTQYAETLAQIIATIRPLDTEAQRRARQHQDSLLKPPGSLGRLEQLSIQLAGIFAERPLAIGKKQIVVVAADHGVYHEGVAITPQAVTAIQAGNMAQGITGVCVLAQQAGAAVTLVDAGIDADPLPHAVDMRMGRGCGNIAQGPAMTRAQAEELLVRCARLAQSLAADGVNLLGIGELGIANTTPAAALVSVLTDNAPQAVVGLGANLPPARLQHKVAVVEQAIRRNAPDAQDGVAVLAALGGYDLVGMAGVMIGAAAARIPLILDGYLSYAAALAACRIAPGVHPYLIPSHYSAEKGATLALAGLGLTPYLQMEMRLGEGSGAALMMPLVEAACAIYQRMGLLSQSQIVLPSH from the coding sequence ATGACGCAGTATGCCGAGACGCTGGCGCAGATCATCGCCACGATCCGTCCCTTAGATACGGAGGCCCAACGACGGGCTCGCCAGCACCAAGATAGCCTATTGAAGCCGCCCGGTAGCCTGGGACGCTTGGAGCAGCTCTCGATCCAACTGGCGGGCATCTTCGCCGAGCGACCGTTGGCGATCGGTAAGAAGCAGATCGTGGTGGTTGCCGCCGATCATGGGGTGTATCACGAAGGCGTGGCCATCACACCACAGGCGGTGACCGCCATTCAAGCGGGGAACATGGCGCAAGGGATCACCGGGGTTTGTGTGCTGGCGCAACAGGCTGGCGCGGCGGTGACATTAGTGGATGCGGGCATCGATGCCGATCCATTGCCTCATGCCGTCGACATGCGTATGGGGCGTGGTTGTGGCAATATCGCCCAGGGACCGGCGATGACACGGGCGCAGGCCGAGGAGCTATTGGTACGCTGCGCGCGTCTAGCGCAGAGTCTGGCCGCCGATGGGGTGAACCTATTGGGGATCGGGGAGTTGGGGATCGCCAACACCACCCCGGCGGCGGCGTTGGTCAGCGTGTTGACCGACAATGCCCCGCAAGCGGTAGTCGGCCTGGGCGCTAACCTGCCACCGGCGCGGCTCCAGCATAAGGTGGCCGTGGTAGAGCAGGCGATCCGGCGTAATGCGCCCGATGCTCAGGATGGCGTGGCGGTGTTGGCCGCCTTGGGGGGCTATGATCTGGTCGGCATGGCAGGAGTGATGATCGGCGCGGCGGCCGCGCGTATTCCGCTGATCCTCGATGGCTATCTCTCTTATGCCGCCGCCTTGGCTGCCTGCCGCATCGCACCAGGGGTACATCCCTACCTGATCCCCTCGCATTACTCGGCGGAGAAGGGCGCGACGTTGGCGTTGGCCGGCCTCGGTTTGACGCCCTATCTGCAGATGGAGATGCGCCTGGGGGAAGGGAGCGGGGCGGCGT
- the cobU gene encoding bifunctional adenosylcobinamide kinase/adenosylcobinamide-phosphate guanylyltransferase, whose product MFTLITGGARSGKSALAERLAGSHGARVLYIATSLATDDEMAARIAHHRAARPASWRTYEGFTQLDRVIAREAPQCDAIMLECVTTLITNLLFAEAGTSAPEAMDFTALEASIQRQLTALAEACRHSACPVYVVTNEVGMGIVPEHLLARRFRDIAGRVNQRLAADARQVYLVVSGIEMKIKG is encoded by the coding sequence ATGTTCACGCTGATCACCGGAGGGGCGCGCAGTGGCAAGAGTGCGTTGGCCGAACGCCTGGCCGGATCGCATGGCGCCCGGGTGTTGTATATCGCCACCTCGCTGGCGACGGATGATGAGATGGCGGCGCGTATCGCGCATCATCGCGCGGCGCGCCCGGCCAGTTGGCGTACATATGAAGGGTTTACGCAACTGGATCGGGTGATCGCCCGTGAGGCGCCACAGTGTGACGCCATCATGCTGGAGTGTGTGACCACGCTGATCACCAACCTCTTGTTTGCCGAGGCGGGAACCTCAGCCCCAGAGGCGATGGATTTCACCGCATTAGAAGCCTCGATCCAGCGCCAGCTCACGGCGTTGGCGGAGGCTTGCCGTCACAGCGCCTGCCCGGTCTATGTGGTGACCAATGAGGTGGGGATGGGGATCGTGCCAGAACATCTGCTGGCGCGTCGTTTTCGCGATATCGCCGGGCGGGTTAACCAGCGTTTGGCGGCCGACGCTCGGCAGGTGTACCTGGTGGTGAGCGGTATCGAAATGAAGATTAAAGGTTAA
- a CDS encoding cobyric acid synthase: MTLSIMVQGTASDAGKSVLCAGLCRVFSQDGYRVAPFKSQNMALNSGITADGGEMGRAQMMQAEAAGIAPDVRMNPILLKPSSDCQAQVVLMGRVLQDMDAVHYHQYKPQLLEQVAEVYHQLAAQVDIMVLEGAGSPAEINLRDRDIVNMGMAEKVDAPVLLVADIDRGGVFAAIYGTLALLEPQERARVKGVIINKFRGDVSLLTPGLRQIEALTGVPVLGVVPWLDLDLDDEDGVALQRGKYRDETARALDIAVLQLPYMSNFTDFSPLHAQPDVTLRYVTRPEAIGRPDLLILPGSKSTLADLRYLHDSGLTHALLCAHQDGVPILGICGGYQMLGNQIIDGVESTQAAMPGLGLLDCETRFAQQKTTTQVLAHVAAGLPGPWGNCAGLALTGYEIHMGTTQRGAGCAPFCQLWQRNGEPCAQEDGAISHDGLVMGTYLHGLFDEPRLTRHLLDALRLAKGMAPAEGAELDYHAWRQRQFDALAAALRSHLDLPQIYRLMREHAEEAACSR, translated from the coding sequence ATGACCCTATCAATTATGGTGCAAGGCACCGCCTCCGATGCGGGCAAGAGCGTACTCTGCGCCGGGCTGTGTCGGGTATTTTCCCAGGATGGCTATCGTGTCGCCCCCTTCAAGTCACAGAATATGGCGCTGAATTCCGGTATTACCGCCGATGGTGGTGAGATGGGGCGGGCGCAGATGATGCAGGCCGAGGCGGCTGGCATCGCGCCGGATGTGCGCATGAATCCGATCCTACTCAAGCCGAGTAGTGACTGCCAGGCGCAGGTAGTGCTGATGGGCCGGGTGTTGCAGGATATGGATGCCGTACATTACCACCAGTATAAGCCGCAACTGCTGGAGCAGGTCGCGGAGGTTTATCACCAGTTGGCGGCCCAGGTCGATATCATGGTGCTTGAGGGGGCGGGCAGCCCGGCGGAGATCAATCTGCGTGATCGCGACATCGTCAATATGGGCATGGCGGAGAAGGTCGATGCGCCGGTGTTGCTGGTGGCCGATATCGATCGCGGTGGGGTCTTCGCCGCCATCTATGGCACCCTGGCGTTGCTTGAGCCGCAGGAGCGTGCGCGGGTTAAGGGTGTCATCATCAATAAGTTTCGTGGCGATGTTAGCCTGTTGACGCCAGGCTTGCGCCAGATCGAGGCGCTGACCGGCGTTCCGGTGCTGGGGGTAGTGCCGTGGCTGGATCTCGATCTGGACGATGAGGATGGTGTCGCCTTGCAGCGTGGCAAGTATCGTGATGAGACGGCGCGCGCGTTGGACATCGCGGTGCTGCAGCTGCCTTATATGTCTAACTTCACCGACTTCTCCCCACTCCATGCCCAACCGGATGTCACACTGCGTTACGTGACCCGTCCCGAAGCCATCGGGCGTCCGGATCTGCTGATCTTGCCGGGCAGCAAGAGTACGTTGGCCGACCTACGCTACCTACACGACAGCGGGTTGACGCATGCGCTGCTTTGCGCCCATCAGGATGGGGTGCCGATCTTGGGGATCTGTGGCGGTTACCAGATGTTGGGGAATCAGATCATCGATGGGGTGGAGTCGACGCAGGCGGCGATGCCGGGACTCGGCCTGCTGGATTGCGAGACCCGCTTCGCTCAGCAGAAGACCACGACGCAGGTACTGGCACACGTCGCCGCCGGGTTGCCCGGTCCGTGGGGTAACTGTGCTGGTCTCGCGCTGACGGGCTATGAGATCCATATGGGGACGACGCAGCGTGGGGCTGGCTGCGCGCCATTCTGCCAGCTATGGCAGCGCAACGGTGAGCCTTGCGCGCAGGAGGATGGGGCGATCAGTCATGATGGCTTGGTGATGGGCACCTACCTGCATGGCCTGTTCGATGAGCCGCGCCTGACACGTCATCTGCTCGATGCGTTGCGGTTAGCGAAGGGAATGGCCCCGGCCGAGGGGGCAGAGCTGGATTATCACGCCTGGCGCCAGCGCCAGTTTGACGCCTTGGCGGCGGCACTGCGTAGCCATCTGGATCTGCCGCAGATCTATCGTCTGATGCGCGAACATGCTGAGGAGGCCGCATGTTCACGCTGA